One genomic segment of Helicobacter enhydrae includes these proteins:
- a CDS encoding DNA-directed RNA polymerase subunit beta/beta', translated as MKNDLKSRLRIDFTKNPQNLEVPNLLLLQRDSYDSFLSSTESRESGIEKVFKSIFPIQDVQNRVTLEYMGCEFGKPKYTATEAMIRGITYSIPLKIKVRLILWDKDEKTGEKIGIKDAKEQSIFVREIPLMTDRTSFIINGVERVVVNQLYRSPGVIFKEEESNTVSNKLIYTGQIIPDRGSWLYFEYDAKDVLFARINKRRKVPVTIIFRAMGYSKQEIIKMFYSNLTIRNKNGKYLTLFNPQNFDGRLEFDLKDEKGNVILQANKRLSAKKAKQLQDEGLTWVEYPAEILFTRYLSEPIVDESTGEILFDTLTQLDEAKLKKMQELKVKEFHIANDLASGSDKSIINSFITDADSLKLLKQTEKIEDENDLAAIRIYKVMRPGEPVTKEVAKQFVKQLFFDPERYDLTRVGRMKMNHKLGLSVPDYVTVLTHEDIFESVKYLIKVKNGQGRIDDRDHLGNRRIRAIGELLANELHVGLVKMQKAIRDKLTTMSGQFETVMPHDLINSKMITSTIMDFFTGGQLSQFMDQTNPLSEVTHKRRLSALGEGGLVKERVGFEARDVHPTHYGRICPIETPEGQNIGLINTLSTFTRVNDLGFIEAPYKKVKDGVVSNEVEYLTATQEEGLVIAPASTKVDENGHIVEDLIEVRKDGEIILSEKSKVDLIDLSPRMLVGVAASLIPFLEHDDANRALMGSNMQRQAVPLLKPSAPMVGTGIEKVIARDSWEAVKATRAGVVEKIDSRNIYILGEDENGAFIDHYGLQKNLRTNQNTCFTQKPIVAVGDQIEAGQVIADGPSMDNGELALGQNVRVAFMPWNGYNFEDAIVVNENLVKDDAFTSVHIYEKEIEARELKHGAEDITADIPGVREEEIAHLDKSGIVRIGTYVKAGMILVGKVSPKGEIKPTPEERLLRAIFGEKAGHVVNKSLYCPPSLEGTVVDVKIFTKKGYEKDERAISAYEQEKSILDIDHHDRLTMLNKEEMLRITSILAKEKLAQDATMGEKKFKKGTLIPREEIANINRFALNSLIKNYSKEIQAQYEQIKSNFLEQKKTLGEEHEEKLAILEKDDILPSGVVKLVKIYVATKRKLKVGDKMAGRHGNKGIVSNIVPAVDMPYTADGEAVDIVLNPLGVPSRMNIGQILEVHLGLVGRNLGHQIQAMLQEQTTDWIERVKEKILEISILVTSKSADVQKWVQSLTQDELIAYAKDWSKGVKFAIPVFEGIEQEKFNQLFDMAQIALDGKCELYDGKTGEKIKERVNVGYMYMLKLHHLVDEKVHARSTGPYSLVTQQPVGGKALFGGQRFGEMEVWALEAYGAAHTLKEMLTIKSDDTEGRVRAYKAITRGETVGESDIPETFYVLSKELQSLGLDVNVYGNELDEFGNKKPLVIKEDDRPKDFNAFQLVLASPETILGWSHGEVKKPETINYRTLKPERDGLFCTKIFGPVRDYECLCGKYKKMRYKGVVCEKCGVEVTSAKVRRSRMGHIELVSPVAHIWYVNSLPSRIGTLLGVKVKDLERVLYYEAYIVKEAGEAYYDNEKTKPVMKYDVLNEEQFQSINQRFEMTGFVAQMGGEAVKDLLEQLDLVALLSHLKEEVKVTTAESKKKTLIKRLKVVESFVASGNRPEWMILTVLPVLPPDLRPLVALDGGKFAVSDVNDLYRKVINRNQRLKRLMELDAPEIIIRNEKRMLQEAVDALFDNGRNANAVKGANKRPLKSLSEIIKGKQGRFRQNLLGKRVDFSGRSVIVVGPNLRMDQCGLPKNMALELFKPHLLSKLEEKGYATTIKQAKKIIEQKSNEVWECLQEVVEGYPVLLNRAPTLHKQSIQAFHPKLIDGKAIQLHPLVCSAFNADFDGDQMAVHVPLSQEAITECKILMLSSMNILLPASGKAVAVPSQDMVLGLYYLSLEKDGVKGEHKLFSGVDEIMIAIELGALDINAKIKVSYKHKMIHTTAGRMILHSVLPDFVPTELWNRVMKKKDIGNLIDYVYKVGGIGISARFLDALKDLGFKYATKAGVSISAADIIVPENKHKAIEASKAKVKEIQAQFESGLLTEQERYNKIIDIWTDTNNNMSKEMMSLVESDKGGFNSIYMMADSGARGSAAQIRQLSAMRGLMAKPDGTIIETPIVSNFKEGLNVLEYFTSTHGARKGLADTALKTANAGYLTRKLIDVSQNMKVVSEDCGTHEGVEIADITVGSEMIEPMEERILGRVLARDAIDPITNEMLVSEGTMIDEEMAQKIKEAGLKSVIIRTPVTCKAEKGICSKCYGLNLGEGKMVKPGEAVGVLAAQSIGEPGTQLTLRTFHVGGTASRSAEERQVVASKEGIVRYYNIRTFSNKEGKAIIANRRNAAILLVEPKIIAPFDGKVQIESVHDEAIVSVIAKKEQAKFVLRKDDIAKPNELAGISGNIEGKLFLSCEAGDNIQSGQCIVEIINDGWNVPNRIPYGSELNIQDGTSIAQDIFAQASGVVKYYALEVDSLRRMDKIKSGEVVKHQGLFAVIIDENDREACRYYIAKDSKLAVADGSMVKVGDAVAQAHNQSEKVIATWDPYSTPVIAELAGRVVYEDIIPGITVAEQIDESTGQTSLVVNEYFSNTYKPAITIEDSNGNKTTYRLEAQTSIMVADESKVELAEIIAKTPKALAKSKDITGGLPRVSELFEARKPKDIAILSELDGVVSFGKPVRGKEKIIVTAEDGRVGEYLVDKNKKILVHHNEFVHAGEAMTDGIVSSHDILRISGEKELHKYIISEVQQVYRRQGVSIADKHIEIIVSQMLRQVKIVDSGDTKFIEGDLVSKRHFKQENERIMRLGGSPAIAEPVLLGITRAAIGSDSIISAASFQETTKVLTEASIAAKTDYLEDLKENVVLGRMIPVGTGFHKNYKFKVRVN; from the coding sequence ATGAAAAATGATCTAAAAAGTAGGCTACGCATCGATTTTACAAAAAATCCACAAAATTTAGAAGTTCCAAATTTATTGCTTTTGCAACGCGATAGTTATGATTCTTTTTTGTCCTCGACAGAATCACGCGAAAGTGGCATTGAGAAAGTTTTCAAATCCATTTTCCCTATCCAAGATGTGCAAAATCGCGTTACTTTGGAGTATATGGGTTGCGAGTTTGGAAAACCAAAATACACAGCAACAGAGGCGATGATCCGTGGGATCACTTATTCTATTCCCCTCAAAATTAAGGTTAGATTGATTTTGTGGGACAAAGATGAAAAAACCGGGGAAAAAATCGGAATCAAGGATGCCAAAGAGCAAAGCATTTTTGTCCGCGAGATCCCATTGATGACTGATCGCACCTCTTTTATCATCAATGGTGTTGAGCGTGTAGTGGTCAATCAGCTCTATCGAAGCCCGGGCGTGATTTTCAAAGAAGAAGAGTCTAACACCGTTTCTAACAAGCTTATTTATACAGGACAAATCATCCCTGATCGAGGCTCTTGGCTTTATTTTGAATACGATGCCAAAGATGTCTTGTTTGCAAGAATCAACAAAAGAAGAAAAGTTCCTGTGACTATTATTTTTAGAGCGATGGGATATAGCAAACAAGAAATTATCAAGATGTTTTATTCCAATCTTACGATTCGCAATAAAAATGGCAAATATCTCACACTCTTTAATCCTCAAAATTTTGATGGTCGCTTAGAGTTTGATTTGAAAGATGAAAAAGGAAATGTCATCTTACAAGCCAACAAAAGATTGAGTGCCAAAAAAGCAAAACAACTACAAGATGAGGGCTTGACTTGGGTGGAATATCCTGCAGAAATTTTATTTACGCGTTATTTGTCAGAGCCGATTGTCGATGAAAGCACAGGTGAGATTTTGTTTGATACTTTGACTCAGCTTGATGAGGCTAAGCTCAAAAAAATGCAAGAACTCAAAGTTAAAGAGTTTCATATCGCCAATGATTTGGCAAGTGGATCTGATAAGTCAATCATTAATTCTTTTATCACAGATGCAGATTCGTTGAAACTGCTCAAGCAAACTGAAAAGATTGAAGATGAAAATGATTTGGCAGCAATCAGAATCTACAAAGTAATGCGACCTGGTGAGCCTGTGACAAAAGAAGTGGCTAAGCAGTTTGTCAAGCAGTTGTTCTTTGATCCTGAGCGTTATGATTTGACACGCGTTGGGCGTATGAAAATGAATCACAAGCTCGGTTTAAGTGTCCCAGATTATGTCACAGTCTTGACGCATGAGGATATTTTTGAGAGTGTGAAATATCTCATTAAAGTCAAAAATGGTCAAGGGCGTATCGATGATAGAGATCATCTAGGCAACAGAAGAATCCGTGCCATTGGAGAGCTTTTGGCAAATGAGTTGCATGTGGGGCTTGTGAAGATGCAAAAGGCTATCCGTGATAAGCTTACAACGATGAGTGGGCAGTTTGAAACAGTGATGCCTCACGATTTGATCAATTCCAAAATGATTACTTCCACTATTATGGATTTTTTCACAGGAGGGCAGCTCTCTCAATTTATGGATCAAACAAATCCACTTTCAGAGGTGACACACAAGCGAAGATTGTCAGCTTTGGGTGAGGGTGGTTTGGTCAAAGAGCGTGTTGGATTTGAGGCAAGAGATGTGCATCCTACGCATTATGGACGCATTTGCCCTATCGAAACTCCAGAGGGACAAAACATTGGTTTGATCAACACACTCTCTACTTTTACGCGTGTGAATGATTTGGGATTTATTGAAGCACCTTACAAAAAAGTCAAAGATGGCGTGGTGAGCAATGAGGTGGAATATCTGACTGCGACACAAGAAGAGGGCTTAGTCATTGCTCCTGCAAGCACAAAAGTCGATGAGAATGGACACATCGTGGAGGATCTGATCGAGGTGCGCAAAGATGGCGAGATTATTTTGAGCGAGAAGAGCAAGGTGGATTTGATTGACCTCAGTCCGCGTATGCTTGTGGGTGTGGCGGCTTCACTGATTCCATTCCTTGAGCACGATGATGCAAACCGTGCATTGATGGGTTCTAATATGCAACGCCAAGCTGTTCCTTTGCTCAAGCCTTCTGCTCCAATGGTTGGAACAGGGATTGAAAAAGTGATTGCCCGTGATTCTTGGGAAGCTGTAAAAGCAACGCGTGCAGGGGTGGTAGAAAAAATCGATTCTAGAAACATTTATATTTTGGGTGAAGATGAAAATGGGGCGTTCATCGATCACTACGGCTTACAAAAAAATCTTAGAACCAATCAGAATACTTGCTTTACACAGAAGCCTATTGTTGCCGTTGGAGATCAGATTGAAGCGGGGCAAGTGATTGCAGATGGTCCAAGTATGGACAATGGCGAGTTGGCTTTGGGGCAAAATGTGCGTGTGGCATTTATGCCTTGGAATGGTTACAACTTCGAAGATGCGATCGTGGTCAATGAAAATTTGGTGAAAGATGATGCATTTACTTCTGTCCATATCTATGAAAAAGAGATTGAGGCAAGAGAACTCAAGCACGGAGCGGAGGACATCACAGCAGATATTCCCGGTGTGAGAGAGGAAGAAATCGCACATCTTGACAAAAGCGGGATTGTGAGGATTGGAACATATGTCAAGGCAGGAATGATCCTTGTGGGCAAAGTCTCTCCAAAAGGCGAGATTAAACCAACACCAGAAGAGAGACTTTTGCGTGCCATTTTTGGAGAAAAAGCCGGACATGTTGTCAATAAATCATTGTATTGCCCACCTTCTCTTGAGGGAACCGTGGTAGATGTGAAGATTTTTACCAAAAAAGGCTATGAAAAAGACGAGCGTGCAATCAGTGCTTATGAGCAAGAAAAATCGATCCTAGATATTGACCACCACGATCGTTTGACAATGCTTAATAAAGAGGAGATGTTGCGTATTACTTCTATTTTGGCAAAAGAAAAACTTGCTCAAGATGCGACAATGGGTGAGAAAAAATTCAAAAAAGGCACATTGATTCCTAGAGAGGAGATTGCCAATATCAATCGTTTCGCCCTTAATTCTTTGATCAAAAACTATTCCAAAGAGATACAAGCTCAATATGAGCAAATCAAAAGCAATTTCTTAGAGCAGAAAAAGACTTTGGGTGAAGAGCACGAAGAGAAATTGGCAATTTTGGAAAAAGATGACATCTTGCCAAGCGGGGTGGTCAAACTTGTCAAAATCTATGTCGCCACTAAGCGTAAATTGAAAGTTGGGGACAAAATGGCTGGACGCCACGGAAACAAAGGTATCGTGTCCAATATCGTTCCAGCAGTAGATATGCCTTATACTGCCGATGGTGAGGCTGTGGATATTGTGCTCAATCCTTTGGGTGTGCCAAGCCGTATGAACATCGGACAGATTCTAGAAGTGCATTTGGGGCTTGTGGGTAGGAATCTAGGACATCAAATCCAAGCAATGTTGCAAGAGCAAACTACAGATTGGATCGAGCGTGTGAAAGAAAAGATTCTTGAAATCTCAATTCTTGTCACTTCAAAAAGTGCAGATGTCCAAAAATGGGTGCAATCTCTCACGCAAGATGAATTGATCGCATACGCCAAAGATTGGAGCAAGGGCGTCAAATTTGCGATCCCTGTGTTTGAGGGCATTGAGCAAGAAAAATTCAATCAGCTGTTTGATATGGCACAAATCGCATTGGATGGAAAATGTGAGCTTTATGATGGAAAAACCGGAGAAAAAATCAAAGAGCGTGTGAATGTGGGCTATATGTATATGCTCAAACTCCACCATTTGGTAGATGAAAAAGTCCATGCAAGAAGCACCGGTCCTTATAGCCTTGTCACCCAACAACCTGTAGGAGGGAAAGCCCTCTTTGGAGGTCAAAGATTTGGAGAGATGGAAGTTTGGGCATTGGAGGCTTATGGAGCTGCCCATACGCTCAAAGAAATGCTCACGATCAAATCCGATGATACAGAGGGACGCGTGAGGGCATACAAAGCGATTACGCGTGGTGAAACGGTTGGAGAATCTGACATTCCTGAAACTTTCTATGTGCTTTCTAAAGAGTTGCAGTCTTTGGGGCTTGATGTCAATGTGTATGGCAATGAGCTCGATGAGTTTGGCAACAAAAAACCTTTGGTGATCAAAGAAGACGATCGCCCCAAGGATTTCAATGCGTTTCAGTTGGTTCTTGCAAGTCCAGAGACGATTCTTGGTTGGTCACACGGAGAAGTCAAAAAGCCTGAAACAATCAATTATCGGACACTTAAGCCAGAGCGAGATGGATTGTTCTGCACCAAAATCTTTGGTCCGGTTAGAGATTATGAGTGCTTGTGTGGCAAGTATAAAAAAATGCGTTACAAGGGTGTTGTGTGCGAGAAATGTGGCGTAGAGGTCACAAGTGCAAAAGTAAGACGCTCTAGAATGGGGCATATTGAGCTTGTCAGCCCTGTAGCACACATTTGGTATGTCAATTCCTTGCCTAGTCGTATCGGAACGCTCCTTGGAGTGAAAGTCAAAGATTTGGAAAGAGTGCTTTATTATGAAGCATATATTGTCAAAGAAGCCGGAGAGGCTTACTATGACAATGAAAAAACAAAGCCTGTGATGAAATATGATGTCTTAAACGAGGAGCAATTCCAAAGCATCAATCAGCGTTTTGAAATGACAGGTTTTGTGGCTCAAATGGGTGGGGAGGCTGTCAAAGATTTGCTTGAGCAATTGGATTTGGTTGCATTGCTCTCTCATCTCAAAGAAGAAGTGAAAGTGACAACAGCAGAATCCAAAAAGAAAACCTTGATCAAGCGTCTCAAAGTCGTCGAGAGCTTCGTGGCTAGTGGCAACAGACCTGAGTGGATGATCCTCACAGTGTTGCCTGTGTTACCTCCAGATTTGAGACCTCTAGTGGCTCTTGATGGTGGGAAATTTGCCGTGAGTGATGTCAATGACTTGTATCGCAAGGTGATCAATCGTAATCAGAGATTGAAGCGTTTGATGGAGCTTGATGCCCCAGAGATTATTATCCGCAATGAAAAAAGAATGTTGCAAGAAGCTGTAGATGCGTTGTTTGATAATGGACGCAATGCAAATGCTGTCAAAGGTGCCAATAAGCGACCACTCAAATCCCTCTCTGAAATCATCAAAGGAAAACAGGGGAGATTCCGCCAAAACTTGCTTGGAAAGCGTGTGGATTTCTCAGGGCGTAGCGTGATTGTTGTAGGACCAAATCTGAGAATGGATCAATGTGGTTTGCCCAAAAATATGGCACTTGAACTTTTCAAACCTCATTTGCTCTCAAAGCTTGAGGAAAAAGGTTATGCCACAACAATCAAGCAAGCCAAAAAGATCATTGAGCAAAAATCCAATGAGGTTTGGGAGTGTTTGCAAGAAGTCGTAGAGGGATACCCAGTTTTGCTCAATCGTGCACCTACCTTGCACAAGCAATCAATCCAAGCTTTCCACCCCAAGCTAATTGATGGCAAAGCGATTCAGTTGCACCCACTTGTGTGTTCTGCATTTAACGCAGACTTTGATGGTGACCAGATGGCTGTGCATGTGCCGCTTTCTCAAGAAGCGATCACAGAGTGCAAGATTTTGATGCTTAGCTCGATGAATATTTTGCTCCCTGCGAGTGGAAAAGCTGTTGCAGTGCCAAGTCAGGATATGGTTTTGGGGCTTTATTATCTCTCCCTTGAAAAAGACGGCGTAAAAGGGGAGCATAAGCTATTCTCTGGAGTTGATGAGATAATGATTGCTATTGAGCTTGGAGCTTTGGACATCAATGCAAAGATCAAGGTTTCATATAAGCACAAGATGATTCATACCACTGCAGGGCGTATGATTTTGCACTCTGTCCTTCCTGATTTTGTTCCAACTGAGCTTTGGAATCGCGTAATGAAGAAAAAAGACATTGGCAATTTGATTGATTATGTCTATAAAGTCGGAGGGATTGGAATCTCTGCAAGATTTTTGGATGCTTTGAAAGATTTGGGCTTCAAATATGCGACAAAGGCAGGGGTGTCTATCTCTGCTGCAGATATTATTGTGCCTGAGAACAAGCACAAGGCGATTGAGGCTTCAAAAGCCAAAGTCAAAGAGATCCAAGCTCAATTTGAATCAGGACTTCTTACCGAGCAAGAGCGTTACAACAAAATTATTGATATTTGGACAGACACAAATAACAATATGAGCAAAGAGATGATGAGTCTAGTGGAGAGTGACAAAGGTGGATTCAACTCTATCTATATGATGGCTGATTCGGGTGCGAGAGGTAGTGCTGCACAAATCAGACAGCTCTCTGCAATGAGGGGCTTGATGGCAAAACCTGATGGGACAATTATTGAAACTCCGATTGTTTCAAACTTCAAAGAGGGCTTGAATGTGTTGGAGTATTTTACCTCTACGCACGGAGCGAGAAAGGGACTTGCAGATACCGCTCTCAAAACTGCAAATGCGGGATATTTGACAAGAAAGCTTATCGATGTGTCTCAAAATATGAAAGTCGTATCTGAGGATTGTGGGACACACGAGGGAGTGGAGATCGCAGATATTACCGTGGGAAGTGAGATGATTGAGCCTATGGAAGAGCGAATCTTGGGGCGTGTGTTGGCAAGAGATGCAATCGATCCTATCACCAATGAAATGCTTGTGAGTGAAGGCACGATGATTGATGAAGAAATGGCACAAAAAATCAAAGAGGCAGGGTTGAAGTCTGTCATCATCCGCACTCCTGTCACTTGTAAGGCAGAAAAAGGAATCTGCTCTAAGTGCTATGGTCTCAATCTTGGAGAGGGCAAGATGGTCAAACCAGGGGAGGCTGTGGGAGTGCTTGCAGCTCAATCTATTGGTGAGCCGGGAACTCAGCTCACTTTGAGAACTTTCCACGTGGGTGGAACGGCTTCAAGAAGTGCAGAAGAGCGTCAAGTTGTTGCAAGCAAAGAAGGGATCGTGCGATATTACAATATTAGAACTTTCTCAAACAAAGAGGGCAAAGCAATCATTGCCAACCGCAGAAACGCCGCTATTTTGCTTGTTGAGCCAAAGATCATCGCTCCATTTGATGGTAAGGTGCAGATCGAATCTGTGCATGATGAAGCCATCGTCTCTGTCATAGCCAAAAAAGAACAAGCGAAGTTTGTTTTGCGTAAAGATGATATTGCCAAACCAAATGAACTTGCAGGAATCAGCGGAAATATCGAAGGTAAATTGTTCTTATCTTGTGAGGCGGGGGACAATATTCAGAGTGGGCAGTGCATCGTAGAAATCATCAACGATGGTTGGAATGTTCCAAATCGTATTCCTTATGGAAGTGAGCTTAATATCCAAGATGGGACATCGATCGCTCAAGATATTTTTGCACAAGCGTCAGGGGTGGTCAAGTATTATGCGTTGGAAGTGGATTCATTGCGTAGAATGGACAAAATCAAATCCGGCGAAGTGGTGAAACATCAAGGCTTGTTTGCTGTGATTATTGATGAAAACGACAGAGAGGCTTGCAGATATTATATTGCCAAGGATTCCAAACTTGCTGTTGCTGATGGATCAATGGTCAAAGTGGGCGATGCAGTTGCTCAAGCACACAATCAGTCCGAAAAAGTCATTGCGACTTGGGATCCTTATAGCACACCTGTGATTGCTGAACTTGCAGGACGCGTGGTTTATGAGGATATTATCCCGGGGATCACTGTTGCTGAGCAGATTGATGAGAGCACAGGGCAGACTTCTTTGGTGGTCAATGAGTATTTCTCCAATACTTATAAACCAGCTATCACGATTGAGGATAGCAATGGCAATAAGACAACTTATCGTTTGGAGGCACAGACATCGATTATGGTGGCTGATGAGAGCAAGGTGGAGTTGGCAGAGATCATTGCCAAAACTCCAAAAGCCCTTGCAAAATCCAAAGATATTACAGGAGGTCTCCCTAGAGTTTCTGAACTCTTTGAAGCGCGTAAGCCAAAAGACATCGCAATCCTCTCTGAGCTTGATGGTGTCGTGAGCTTTGGCAAACCTGTGAGAGGCAAAGAGAAAATCATAGTGACTGCCGAAGATGGTCGCGTCGGAGAATATTTGGTGGATAAAAACAAAAAAATCTTGGTGCATCACAATGAGTTTGTTCACGCAGGTGAGGCGATGACAGATGGCATCGTTTCAAGTCACGATATTTTGAGAATCAGCGGTGAAAAAGAGTTGCACAAATACATCATCAGTGAAGTGCAACAAGTTTATCGCCGTCAAGGTGTGAGTATCGCAGATAAGCATATCGAAATCATTGTGTCTCAAATGTTGAGGCAAGTGAAGATTGTTGATAGCGGTGATACCAAATTTATAGAAGGCGACTTGGTGAGCAAACGCCATTTCAAGCAAGAAAATGAGCGTATTATGAGGCTTGGAGGTTCTCCAGCTATTGCTGAGCCAGTATTGCTTGGTATCACAAGGGCAGCCATTGGAAGTGATAGCATCATTTCTGCTGCTTCATTCCAAGAGACAACAAAGGTTCTGACAGAGGCTTCAATCGCTGCCAAAACAGATTATTTGGAGGATTTAAAAGAAAATGTTGTCTTGGGTCGTATGATTCCTGTTGGAACAGGTTTTCATAAAAACTACAAATTCAAGGTAAGGGTCAATTAG
- the rplL gene encoding 50S ribosomal protein L7/L12 produces the protein MAITKEDVLDFIGNLSVLELSELVKEFEEKFGVSAAPTVVAGAGVAAAAGAGAEEKTEFNVVLVDGGANKINAIKAVRELTGLGLKEAKEAVEQTPYTIKEGANKEDAEAMKKKLEEAGAKVEIK, from the coding sequence ATGGCAATTACAAAAGAAGATGTGTTGGATTTTATTGGAAATCTTTCAGTGTTGGAACTTTCAGAACTTGTAAAAGAGTTTGAAGAGAAATTTGGTGTAAGTGCGGCTCCAACTGTAGTGGCGGGAGCAGGTGTAGCAGCGGCTGCAGGAGCAGGAGCTGAAGAGAAAACAGAATTCAATGTTGTGTTGGTTGATGGTGGAGCGAACAAGATTAATGCAATTAAGGCAGTAAGAGAGCTTACAGGTCTTGGTCTTAAAGAAGCAAAAGAGGCAGTTGAGCAAACTCCTTACACCATCAAAGAGGGTGCAAACAAAGAAGATGCTGAAGCAATGAAGAAAAAACTTGAGGAAGCTGGTGCTAAGGTTGAGATTAAATAA
- the rplJ gene encoding 50S ribosomal protein L10, with protein MTKQEKIQIVETLSTEFAQATAVIVCDYKGLKTKQLEELRNASRTQEIKVQVIKNTLAKIAMKQADLPESELKETNIFIWGQDQIALSKIVCKFAQSNKETFALKFGYFDKAVVDIAHIEAISKLPSKDELIGMLLSVWTGPARYFATALDNLKKQKEQE; from the coding sequence ATGACAAAGCAAGAAAAAATACAGATTGTTGAAACACTTAGCACAGAATTTGCTCAAGCAACGGCTGTCATTGTTTGTGATTACAAAGGTCTTAAAACTAAGCAACTTGAAGAATTGCGTAATGCTTCAAGAACGCAAGAGATCAAAGTCCAAGTGATCAAAAATACTTTGGCAAAAATTGCGATGAAACAAGCAGATTTACCTGAGAGCGAGTTGAAAGAAACAAATATCTTTATTTGGGGTCAAGATCAGATTGCTTTATCCAAGATCGTTTGCAAGTTTGCTCAGAGCAACAAAGAGACATTTGCACTCAAGTTTGGATATTTTGATAAAGCAGTTGTGGATATTGCACATATTGAAGCGATTTCTAAACTCCCAAGCAAAGATGAGTTGATTGGAATGTTGCTTTCAGTTTGGACTGGTCCGGCAAGATATTTTGCAACGGCACTTGATAATTTGAAAAAACAAAAAGAACAAGAATAA
- the rplA gene encoding 50S ribosomal protein L1, with protein sequence MAKKISKRLKDLAQKVDVNKTYDVESGVSTLKTLASTKFDETVEIALRLGVDPRHADQMIRGAVVLPHGTGRTVRVAVFAKGIKADEARNAGADIVGDEDLAEEIKNGNTNFDMVIASPDMMALVGKVGRILGPKGLMPNPKTGTVTADIAKAVSNAKSGQVNFRVDKKGNIHAPVGKASFPADQIRENVLEFVRAINRLKPATAKGKYIRNSAISLTMSPAVRLDSQELLEVK encoded by the coding sequence ATGGCAAAGAAAATATCAAAACGATTGAAAGATTTGGCTCAAAAGGTAGATGTCAATAAAACTTATGATGTAGAAAGCGGAGTTTCTACGCTTAAAACTCTTGCTTCAACAAAGTTTGATGAGACTGTAGAAATTGCTTTGAGATTGGGTGTAGATCCACGCCATGCCGATCAAATGATCCGTGGTGCTGTGGTTCTGCCTCACGGAACAGGACGCACTGTAAGGGTTGCTGTTTTTGCAAAAGGCATCAAAGCAGATGAGGCTAGAAATGCAGGAGCTGATATTGTTGGAGATGAGGATTTGGCTGAAGAGATCAAAAATGGAAATACCAATTTTGATATGGTGATTGCAAGTCCAGATATGATGGCTCTAGTTGGAAAAGTTGGAAGAATTTTGGGACCTAAGGGTTTGATGCCAAATCCCAAGACAGGAACGGTGACTGCTGATATTGCAAAAGCTGTAAGCAATGCCAAAAGTGGGCAAGTGAATTTCCGTGTAGATAAAAAAGGCAATATCCACGCTCCAGTTGGAAAGGCAAGTTTCCCTGCAGATCAGATTAGAGAGAATGTTTTGGAATTTGTTCGTGCTATCAATAGGTTGAAACCAGCAACTGCAAAGGGAAAATATATCAGAAACTCCGCCATTTCTTTGACTATGAGCCCTGCTGTTAGACTTGATTCTCAGGAATTGTTAGAAGTAAAATAG
- the rplK gene encoding 50S ribosomal protein L11, which translates to MAKKVVGELKLQIPAGKANPSPPVGPALGQRGVNIMEFCKAFNEKTKDMGDFNIPVIITVYQDKSFSFITKKPPVTDLIKKAIKLQKGSDNPLKNKVGQLTQAQLEEIAKTKMEDLNTTDIEAAKKVVAGSARSMGIEIVD; encoded by the coding sequence ATGGCAAAAAAAGTTGTTGGAGAATTAAAACTTCAAATTCCTGCAGGAAAGGCAAATCCTTCTCCTCCTGTAGGTCCTGCATTGGGGCAAAGAGGGGTCAATATTATGGAGTTTTGTAAGGCATTTAATGAGAAAACCAAAGATATGGGAGACTTCAATATTCCTGTTATCATCACGGTGTATCAAGATAAAAGCTTTAGTTTTATCACGAAAAAACCTCCTGTGACAGATTTGATCAAAAAAGCGATTAAGTTGCAAAAGGGTTCAGATAATCCTCTAAAAAACAAAGTTGGGCAATTAACTCAGGCACAACTTGAGGAGATTGCAAAAACAAAAATGGAAGATTTGAATACGACAGACATTGAGGCTGCCAAAAAAGTTGTAGCTGGAAGTGCAAGAAGTATGGGAATCGAGATTGTAGATTAA